The DNA sequence ATCCTGGCACATTCTTCCATATTTCTCTCCATGAAAATGAGACCACACTCAGATAAACAACAAGGCAACACAGCTTCCCTGAAAAATCTTTcgagtttgtttctttttaaagtgtCTTATtcgaaaaacaaaagcaaaaagaaaaaaatatatcgCTGTGGGAGCTACTTCAAACTAGTTTCTGCGCAGTTTATGCTGCCATCACAAAATGTACGCCACTAAAGCCAACACAGTCTCGGGAAACACCAGCCaggaaaaatgcattaaaaataaaaacaaaaagtcccAAAGACGGCTCAAagtcaggaaaaaaataaaaaagggaaaaaatctCTCGTGTAAAAATACTCACCAGGAGCTTAACACTAAAAATGAGAACAATTCAACGCTCTTTCTACTTGAGTAGGTAAAGATCCGCTTACGGCTCTGCTGGCTGAATGTATCACCTTGAAACCAGTGGACACGAAATGGCGTCGACTCGTACTCACAACAAGACGGTCACGCCCTCTGCTGGATTCTTGCGTCTGATTGGATGTGTTTACCGCCCTGTCTGGATTTGCCCATCACTGATTGGCTGATGCCCTTGCCAGTTCCGGCTCATGAATGACGACATCCGTAGCCGAAGCTGAATGCGATTGATTTGACTGAATGGCATTAGGAAAGGAAGAAAACATCAATATTCCAAGAATAATCGGAATATTAGCCCaataggataaaaaaaaaaaattcctcatgTAAGCGCTTCAGTGGGAACAGACTGACCTAATCTGATCTGATCTAAATGAATTTTCAATCAGACTATTTATTGTCAAATAACTTTGCAAAATGTTTAAGCCAATGTTGTTAATTGtaccacatttttaaaagaaaaatcttaaGATATACATGTTTTCAATAGCTTTTGATTGCTCTTCATAGCCTCAATATTTGAGTCTTCATATtacaagtgtttttgttgtttagaaatttgtatttatgtattgtttAACTTGAttgtattaaaataaatatcctGCTTTCTGTCTTAGtcatttctacatatttttgttgttgcctgTTTGAAACCAGTTTAtaaaggttttttgttttttttacacattttaaaaagaaaaattaaagatATACACATTATTAATGGCTTTTGATTGTTCTTTATGGTCTtaatattttagaattttatgttgttttattttaaaaatgtacaagtgatgttttattttaaaacgtatttcattttattgtacaACTTAGTTTGTATAACTTAtccttgtgttttctgtcttggttATTTGCACATACTTTTGCTGCTACCTATTTtataccttttttaaaaaattgttcagagatttttttcaaagaaaaatctcATGATACACATGTTTTCAGTgcatttagattaaaaaaatgattagaattttttttgttttattgtacaaCTTGATTTTACAAAATTGTATCCTATTTTTTGTCATGGTTATTTGCAGATAGTTTTGTTGTTACCCGTCTTAAACATGTACAGcactttcctctcttttttaatgcacattttttttccatgtgacACATTATATTActcattttattgcatttcatgagagcacacacacaaaaatgcatcattttaaaatatatttgaacaaaacacattttaaagcatgtTTATTTAAACCTGGATAAAAATGTAATGGCCTGTGAAGTTTTATGTATGTGTCCATTTCTTACTGTTAATCAGCACAGTGCTGCAAAAACGTAATCACAATGTAACAACAACATCATAAATAACTATCAGCAGTGACTGAATGGCTTTCGAGCAATCGGCAGGGTCACCACTTCAGCTTCCGGGAAAATGGACCTGAGAAGCAAACAAAATAACAGATCACATTTGATAGAAGTCACTAGAAGCAACTTGTGTTTCAGAATGTGTGTATCATGTAAAGTACTTTGGATTCTGCTGCGGCTTCGAGGCAGAGTGACATCCAGCCTTGAGATAGCGTCAGGTGTTCTCAGCACCTCCTCCAGCCGCCACTGCTCATCATTTTCCTGCTGGAtcaacagtgagttaaaatctGCGTGATAACAAATAGTTATTTTCTTTCTAATTGTGTGTAGAATTCTTCGCTGAAAAGGCATCTGAAATAGGAACCTGTGAAGGGGTTTGTGGATGTTTCCTCCTGCCTGCAGGTGTGCTTGGACCTGGACTTTCGGTTCCACTTCTCTGCCGTTCCCGTTCTCTCTGCTGGAGGACGGCCTGCCGTGTGGTTCTGTACTCCAGTGAGAAGTTACTGATGGTTTTACAGAAATCCTCTGCTTTGGTGTCTCTCACCATGGAGCGGGAGTAGCCGAGGAATAGGAGGAAAGAGTGGAACCTGGAGAAGCAAAAATTAACCAGCGAACAACATCCCTTTGTTAAATCTTAACTGAAACCAATTTTACAGTTTGATTGGTCACTATGGGGCTATTTACTGCATAGCACCTGTTGATGACCCGGCGATGAACCGCTCTCAGGACTTTCAGTCTTTCCTCGCACTCCTTCAGAATCTTCGGCAGCTTGTGCCGGAGCGAACCCTCTGAAGCCAAAGCctcatcacctcctcctctctttttgTCCCATTTCCCTCCTTTCCTCTTTTCCTCAGCCTTGTTCAGCACCTTCAGCTGCTCCCATGATGCTTTGCACATAGTCTCTAGCTGAGTAAAGCTGGACTGGACTTGGGAGTAGTCGCACTGTAAAGATTAAGGAAAGATTTGTGCATCATGAAGAGGAATCACAGTGAAATGTTACTTATTTTTGACTTTGATTTGGGTGATTGTCTATTTGAAAATGCAtagttttgttacattttaatgtcattGAAGAGATTGTacaactatccatccatcaacccattatctatacaccacttaatcctcattacggTCGTGGGGGGGCCTATCctagctgatttagggtgaaggtaggggacactctggaccaGTCTatcacatagagacaaacaatcacactcacattcacacctacagacaattcagaatcaccaattaacttcagcatgtttttggactgtgggaggaagctggagaacctggagaaaacccacacatgcacaggaagaacatgcaaactccatgcagaaagatcccaggccgtgaaccggggatcttctagctgcaaggcgacaatgctaaccaccaagtcactgtaCAGCCGTATTTTACAGATAATCTACAAAAATCAGCTGCAATAAattgtattgattttttttttatttcaccttTTGTTGTTTCATCCAAATACTCCTCCCTTATACTCAAGTACACCGAGACATCCACactcaaagacacacacatagatgCAACTACACACCTTGCTGGCTTTAGTAACAGCCGTGATGTCAGAGTAGAGGtcagaggattgtgggtaaagctgcagcaggagcaCACAGACGTGGTGCAGGAGGGGCTGGCGGGTGTGGGTGTCCCTCACCTGAGACAGCTTCCCCAGGTAGCTCAGCTCAAAGCCACGGGCCTTgaggtaataaaatgtgttgtgagAATTGTAGGAAAGGAATAAAGGGCtttaaagaggaataaaaagaaAGTTCACTCACTTTGCATCCATTCAGAAAGTTACCGATGGCGAGCACTGTCGCCAGAATACATCTGAAGGTCTGGCTGGCGGCCAGTTGCTCCATGGCCAACTTCAGATGGAAAAGAGGTTCAGCAATTTCCTGTTAAGACGACAAATGCATTTAAACAGCATCGCGGTGATTCATACAGACTAAGTGAGCcatcaaatctgtgttttatttttattctggtgacatttttggCCATCATAGGGGTGTTTTTGCCCCAGGATAATACGTGTGTAGGTGGTGCCATGTTGATAATACTCCGTTTTTCACCTACCCTCTCCAAAGAGTCATAGTCCAGAGCGAAGGTCCACAGCTGAAGCCTGGAGCTCAGGTGAGGGATTTCCCCCAGAGTGATGAGGCACAGCTCAGCCTGGGCCAGAGGGCAGTGGGGGTTCTGGGCCTTGGCCTCCTTGATCAGACAAAGTTCCTCTTCTGTTGGGATTAAAGCTTGAAGACGCTGTTTTACAGAAAGAATGTGAAAAGAGATTAACTTGCACCGCTTTCAGGTTGAATTGGTCACATAACAACAAGCAAAGGTTTGGGGAAATCCTGACAGATCCTTCACATCTTGGACACAATATTTTCCAACTCCTCTGGGAGGCGCTACAAAACTCTGTATACCAAAATTACACAGGAgctgtttgtattttcataccatcatcttta is a window from the Acanthochromis polyacanthus isolate Apoly-LR-REF ecotype Palm Island chromosome 23, KAUST_Apoly_ChrSc, whole genome shotgun sequence genome containing:
- the si:ch211-63p21.2 gene encoding FH1/FH2 domain-containing protein 1 isoform X4, with protein sequence MKRSNIITIALSSLPPPRLLPPAIYSMDSSVLDRDDVQRLQALIPTEEELCLIKEAKAQNPHCPLAQAELCLITLGEIPHLSSRLQLWTFALDYDSLEREIAEPLFHLKLAMEQLAASQTFRCILATVLAIGNFLNGCKARGFELSYLGKLSQVRDTHTRQPLLHHVCVLLLQLYPQSSDLYSDITAVTKASKCDYSQVQSSFTQLETMCKASWEQLKVLNKAEEKRKGGKWDKKRGGGDEALASEGSLRHKLPKILKECEERLKVLRAVHRRVINRFHSFLLFLGYSRSMVRDTKAEDFCKTISNFSLEYRTTRQAVLQQRERERQRSGTESPGPSTPAGRRKHPQTPSQQENDEQWRLEEVLRTPDAISRLDVTLPRSRSRIQSPFSRKLKW
- the si:ch211-63p21.2 gene encoding FH1/FH2 domain-containing protein 1 isoform X3; the protein is MTSGEDRRHLWQKQPSVSVLGMKRSNIITIALSSLPPPRLLPPAIYSMDSSVLDRDDVQRLQALIPTEEELCLIKEAKAQNPHCPLAQAELCLITLGEIPHLSSRLQLWTFALDYDSLEREIAEPLFHLKLAMEQLAASQTFRCILATVLAIGNFLNGCKARGFELSYLGKLSQVRDTHTRQPLLHHVCVLLLQLYPQSSDLYSDITAVTKASKCDYSQVQSSFTQLETMCKASWEQLKVLNKAEEKRKGGKWDKKRGGGDEALASEGSLRHKLPKILKECEERLKVLRAVHRRVINRFHSFLLFLGYSRSMVRDTKAEDFCKTISNFSLEYRTTRQAVLQQRERERQRSGTESPGPSTPAGRRKHPQTPSQQENDEQWRLEEVLRTPDAISRLDVTLPRSRSRIQSPFSRKLKW
- the si:ch211-63p21.2 gene encoding FH1/FH2 domain-containing protein 1 isoform X1, with product MKESEQTKDITWDFDQSWASFLTPAARLCLSTLDFSDLWDEEDSTEDEGTHTSKESSSCLQVAPAPPPLPPPPPPCLPSASPKGATIKSRTLKLHWRELQNLAPLPRMTRFGTQTIWAGLEPVHLDTNRLEYLFESKGNNTSLNVVSGRQKQPSVSVLGMKRSNIITIALSSLPPPRLLPPAIYSMDSSVLDRDDVQRLQALIPTEEELCLIKEAKAQNPHCPLAQAELCLITLGEIPHLSSRLQLWTFALDYDSLEREIAEPLFHLKLAMEQLAASQTFRCILATVLAIGNFLNGCKARGFELSYLGKLSQVRDTHTRQPLLHHVCVLLLQLYPQSSDLYSDITAVTKASKCDYSQVQSSFTQLETMCKASWEQLKVLNKAEEKRKGGKWDKKRGGGDEALASEGSLRHKLPKILKECEERLKVLRAVHRRVINRFHSFLLFLGYSRSMVRDTKAEDFCKTISNFSLEYRTTRQAVLQQRERERQRSGTESPGPSTPAGRRKHPQTPSQQENDEQWRLEEVLRTPDAISRLDVTLPRSRSRIQSPFSRKLKW
- the si:ch211-63p21.2 gene encoding FH1/FH2 domain-containing protein 1 isoform X2, with product MKESEQTKDITWDFDQSWASFLTPAARLCLSTLDFSDLWDEEDSTEDEGTHTSKESSSCLQVAPAPPPLPPPPPPCLPSASPKGATIKSRTLKLHWRELQNLAPLPRMTRFGTQTIWAGLEPVHLDTNRLEYLFESKGNNTSLNVVSGRQKQPSVSVLGMKRSNIITIALSSLPPPRLLPPAIYSMDSSVLDRDDVQRLQALIPTEEELCLIKEAKAQNPHCPLAQAELCLITLGEIPHLSSRLQLWTFALDYDSLEREIAEPLFHLKLAMEQLAASQTFRCILATVLAIGNFLNGCKARGFELSYLGKLSQVRDTHTRQPLLHHVCVLLLQLYPQSSDLYSDITAVTKASKCDYSQVQSSFTQLETMCKASWEQLKVLNKAEEKRKGGKWDKKRGGGDEALASEGSLRHKLPKILKECEERLKVLRAVHRRVINRFHSFLLFLGYSRSMVRDTKAEDFCKTISNFSLEYRTTRQAVLQQRERERQRSGTESPGPSTPAGRRKHPQTPSQENDEQWRLEEVLRTPDAISRLDVTLPRSRSRIQSPFSRKLKW